The DNA region GTTTCAGACCTCTTACCGGCTCGTGGAGGCGCTTCTTTCGCATCTCCTTGGTGTTTCTCAAGACCCGCCGACACGCAGATTTGACTCGAATGCTTCCCTGTCttgttcgctgtctcgcgtctctcctaGCCGTCCGTCTGCCTCAGTTTTggagtctctctcggagCCTTCGTGGGACAAACTCGCCAACCCTTCGGCCTCTGAAGAGCCTCCTAACGGTTCGTCCCGGCCGtgctccgtttcttctttttcgccaaTGGtagtttcttcgcctcctctgtaTCGCTTGAATTGTGTCGCATTTCACGCTGAGACTGCCGACGATTCTTCAGTCCCAGCGCCGACGAAAGAAGATGGAAGGGAGGCCCGAGACGGATCTAGAAGGAatccccctctttctccttcgtctttccgATCCATTCTATTGCGGTGTCTGACTTCGATCCCAAGTCGGCcggcctctcctctcacgCAAATTCCCTCGCATGCGCCATCTTCTGCTCAAGGAAAGGGAATCGGTGCTCATGGACACTTCTCGCCCTCGATCGCTCCGTTAATCCCCCCTTTGTGTCCGCCTGTAGTCAGTCTTGAGGGGAAAAAAGCATTCGCAAATGAGATGACAGCACAGAGCGCTTGCCGCGAAGTGggtgaaaaagagaaaaatcgaacaggcgccgcggaggcgacgagtGCGACGCAGAAGGACCGAACTCCGGAACACAGCAACACAGGCTTTCAGCCGGACGCGGTGATCAATTccagctgtatgtacacccaCGTCCTTCTCATGGTGGACGACTGCGTGTGGCTGTATCCGCCTTCTCAGTTACACAGCGGCGAAACTCTAGACATCGCACGAGTTTCCGGTTTGCAAGAATTCGATACACCAATTCCCAAATACGAAACCGGCCCCTCGGAGTCAgcgttgtcttctctctctccctcatcCTCTTCGCactcgccctcttcttcctcttgttcgcCCTCGTTTTGTCCGAATTTGGCGCCATCCTTTGCCTCATCCCTTCCGTCTGGCTCTTcgtttcgtccttcttccacgtcgcctccctttcctcctgtGTCTgaggcgtctcgcctttccggcGCCTCTGGGCCTCCTGTCGTTTCCACTCTCGCCCACGCTGTCCATCTTCTGGACAGTTgccccgctcttctccaTGTGTCCCCTCGTCTCCACTTCGGCCTCGACTACTCGCAGCCCTCAGATTCGGTTCTTGCGCTCCCCTCCGCGGCGGTGCTatctccactgtctccgctgtttccgccctggcgtctccttcctgcttcccccgtggagagagacacggtcagaggcgagacaccggCACGAGAAAACCAGCCTAGGAAgcgccgcagagacgcgatCTCAGGCACACCTGGACAGGGCTCAAGCGAGACCGAAGGACAAAagaacaaagaagaggaagaaggggagggagacagagaagagaaagaagaagagggggaagagggggaagagggggaagagggggagggagacagagaagagaaagaagaagagggggaagagggggaaggaggCCGAAACGGAGTCGGGGGATCGGATGGTGGACGTGAAGGCGGAGCTcggaacggagaagaaactaGGAGCGGCCGAGAACGCAAACTTGAAAAGaaccaagagagagacagagatgaaTTGACGAAAGGGTACAAactggaaagagaagcggaatTCCACAGAGGACACACAGTCCACACGGACGAGGCACAAAGGACGAAACGGTGGAGACGATCTACACGAGATCGCGAAAATCCGAGCGACCGGGTCTCTGCGATGAAGAAGCAAAAACTACAAAGAACCCAATGCGGAAAGATGAGCGCGGAAGACACCGGATCGTGCTCGATCGAAGCTGATTGCTCCCGGTGTGTCGACAGTCGCTCGCCGACAAGCTCACAACGCAGATGCGCGGAAACCGGAAGCGAACCCCTCGAATTGCCATTATTCTTAGCCGTCGAAAGGTATGTTCGCAATCTCCGCCAATGCCGCTTTTTCACAAATATACATGCATCCattcttcctccctctcttttcccatTTGTCTCCCCTGTTCGTCTCGCTCCCCCTCTCTTGGGGAAGCAAGCATCCACCAGGACAGACACGGATATTCTCCGGCCCGTTTATTTATTTATGTTTCTAaacagatagatagatatacgtatacatccatgtatacgtatgcatgtatacgtattcctatatatatatatatatatacatacatatatacacgtatatatattccgtatatatgcgtgtatatatctgtatgtttagatatatgtatatatgggGGAATATATTTGGACGACTGGATGTTTTTCTGCGAGTGCTGGGGAGCGTATCTTCGGGCGTCTTGTGTTTTTGCTCCAGAAAGAGATGCCAAGGAGACTTTGAGATGGCCCTTGATCTCAGCTGCACACTGTACCGGCAAGCCGATTTGGTTCTTCTCCTCCAGGTGAAtggtctccctgtctctccctttccttccttcgctcGTCGAACCAAGATCCACGCTTCTCTTGGGTGTTTCGACCGTAACCGTTTGTTGCACACaccgcgcgcctctccaaaTCTGCAACGCGAACGCAAAACGATATTGGCGCTCACCTCTTtcctgtacatacaccggaaCGAATACGGCACTCGCGATGCATGCTACTTCGTATCGGGATCAACACATACCCAGATGAATCTCCCAACTTCTCTGTATACTTATATGTCTATGTATTCACATATAGACATATAACcgcacctatatatatatatatatatatatatatatatatgagtatgTGTTGATGCATGTAGGCGAGGGGACGTGGCACGGTCGCCTTTTGTTGGggtctgtcttctttcgatTCTTCCGTGGTTTGCACGTCAGTGTGTATTTGGTGTGTCGAGGGGTGGATCTGGGTACACCTGCACGTCGCAGCGTATGTACAGCACGCAAGGTACAGGTTAGGCGCGGTGTGCGGAGGCGAGCTTCATTGCCTCCGCGAatgcgtttctttctcagaCGCTTTTGAAGGTGGAGCCTGACAGCTTGTGTCATCCGAATCGTCTCGAAGTGGCGGGTGAGGCGAGCGCCGAGTattttgtttccttctttcctttgttTACGGCGCACGAGACAAATATGGGAACAAGGGGAGACAAgtgcgaagagacagcgatgACTCTGTCGGTCTGTGGAAAAGCATTGCGAATGGATTCAGTTCTCTTGTGTTGCCCCCTCGCTCCTAGCCGCTGTTCCTTTTGTTCGCTGTTCGACTCCGCCAACTTTTCATGCGCGTCCCGGTCCTCTTGCCTCTGTGTCATGGTCCACTCTGTTATCGTTGTCAGCCTTATCTTTTGctgccgtctcgtcttccttcgtcgattcctttttcccttccttccccatctctctctttcgtttttcttctctttcttcttcttctcttccttcttcttctcttccttccccatctctctctttcgtttttcttctctttcttcttcttctcttccttcttcttctctccgttcctacctttgttttcttgtttctgcgtcgctATGCCCAGGCAACCGGCATTTCGAGAGAAGCAGACTGCCGAGCGGTTCCTGCTCCTTGAGCGCTCTGCGGCCTCTcatcgcttttcctctccaccctcGAGCCGTCGTCTTGACAGTAGGTTACTCTGCACTGATGTCCCTCGTGTGCATCTGTCTCTGAAGCTGAGGAAGTCTCGACTGAAAAGCGGAAGTGAAGCGCGTCCGTATCTGACTGAACTTCGCCGACACAAAAGGGACACGCCCATCGCAGCCCACACAAGCATCCTCGACGGCGTCGCAAActgccgctcttcccctctctggcctttgcgttttcctcgcttcaTGTTTCCCATGCAAGAGGCAAGACACCCTCTGTCCGGGGAACTTGTGGGTTGTTTTTGTGCGAGGGTGTTTCCCATCTCATTTTTGGTCAGCGTGAACCTTCCTTGacgttttcctcgtctccgtaCTCATTTCGTCTGAACTTCGACATAGGCGGTTTTTAGAGATATTCAAACAGATCCACAGTATCAACTCCCGAGAGGAGTTGACCccgcgaagaaaacgtgCGCTCACACGCAGGCACACAGAGCCCACGCTGCAGTCCCCTCTGACGCTTCGTGTTCactctcccttttctgtccGAAGGCGTCTCCagtccgtctcctttctctttccgcgaaGTGGGCTTCGTGCTCTGGACCGAAGGGGGTGTTTGGAAGCGAGTCAGAACGGCTGCTTCAGAGACAtcaaagagacgagagaaccACTGTTTTCTCTGAAACCCGCCTTCTCGAAACGGAAAacccgcctctctctttacGCTTCGCACGCATTATCTGAAACCGCGGAGACCcggtgcgtctctgccgccacTACACCTCTCCCGGGGCTTCGAAGCGCGTTTTTGTTTCGCAGATCAACCGCGTTCAGCGCGTCTATTCGAACCCCGTCTacctcgcgccttctcccacTACGCGCTCCAAAGTCCGCGGAGGCAACGCccgcgcaggagacgcctggAGCTGCGCGTCACTGGACGTGTACTTTCGGAGAGGCGTCGAAATGTGGCGACCCAGGCTCTCGCAATGGCCACGCGCGAGGGCGCATGAGAGCGAAcgcgcgacagaaaaacaggaacCGAGTCGCGCCGTACCGCTCGAAAgtctcttcccgttctctttgCCAACAGCGCCGAGATTCCCCTACGAAATGGAAGGCT from Neospora caninum Liverpool complete genome, chromosome VIIb includes:
- a CDS encoding putative ribosomal protein L23; translation: MALFLSRACLTPPKTPRNVFFPWQVFSVHRTGAFLERRRIALKVPVNLTKFEIQSYLEKIYGARVLKVSTLIVVPRRRRDIFGPRPSMRYYRVGSTFKKAIVTLEDGVPDAVKMLRSSIELAKNPDITKHNLTYSGRVREFKPPSQAQRWEMGESKYAWRLPLPNLLAGDDLQLNPALRIDESTTQMFPDFSKPFFHNAHFKFSWKPEEVPFQPTVKLDITPWRRRVERLQGQPPPSLGDAETVALPKFQTPSNAHASPPSGRNGSTMAESPQASPSILVLVFSKDRAAQLFLCLHSFFSACGFFRSPHTPPVSPGESQASRPQQRAPSPSRDVGLSVSSPPSAASPPSSSPLLSSSSLSSPRSSPVPSPALCSSESRGSGPHALVEVDVQVIYRASSPEFQTSYRLVEALLSHLLGVSQDPPTRRFDSNASLSCSLSRVSPSRPSASVLESLSEPSWDKLANPSASEEPPNVSLEGKKAFANEMTAQSACREVGEKEKNRTGAAEATSATQKDRTPEHSNTGFQPDAVINSSCMYTHVLLMVDDCVWLYPPSQLHSGETLDIARVSGLQEFDTPIPKYETGPSESALSSLSPSSSSHSPSSSSCSPSFCPNLAPSFASSLPSGSSFRPSSTSPPFPPVSEASRLSGASGPPVVSTLAHAVHLLDSCPALLHVSPRLHFGLDYSQPSDSVLALPSAAVLSPLSPLFPPWRLLPASPVERDTVRGETPARENQPRKRRRDAISGTPGQGSSETEGQKNKEEEEGEGDREEKEEEGEEGEEGEEGEGDREEKEEEGEEGEGGRNGVGGSDGGREGGARNGEETRSGRERKLEKNQERDRDELTKGYKLEREAEFHRGHTVHTDEAQRTKRWRRSTRDRENPSDRVSAMKKQKLQRTQCGKMSAEDTGSCSIEADCSRKRCQGDFEMALDLSCTLYRQADLVLLLQTLLKVEPDSLCHPNRLEVAGNRHFERSRLPSGSCSLSALRPLIAFPLHPRAVVLTINRVQRVYSNPVYLAPSPTTRSKVRGGNARAGDAWSCASLDVYFRRGVEMWRPRLSQWPRARAHESERATEKQEPSRAVPLESLFPFSLPTAPRFPYEMEGCCFPSVHVPPPPLLSPVCTIQASPSPGLADAGALPEAPSVSFAPAAIRSSPPRLPTVTWLIPVHNGAKTIGSAVRRVGGALRRGLRFCRGEFVARLDADDIAHPHRLVTQ